In Ciconia boyciana chromosome 16, ASM3463844v1, whole genome shotgun sequence, one genomic interval encodes:
- the FOXJ1 gene encoding forkhead box protein J1 yields MQELPMRRGMAEGWLSCLQAGKDRGQEGSMGDSDDLDDSLTSLMWLQDFSIINASMGKSSCCPSGPDPHDCHRIPSFAAPCSPLAADPACMGVPHTPCKPISSSTSRTAHHAVTMHPQLAEDIDYKTNPQVKPPYSYATLICMAMEASKKPKITLSAIYKWITDNFCYFRHADPTWQNSIRHNLSLNKCFIKVPREKGEPGKGGFWKLDPQYADRLKNGAFKKRRMPPVQIHPAFTKRAQQEAQCAASPATLACTSNNVLNVNTESQQLLKEFEEVTGDQNWNPVDGKAGHKRKQPLPKRTAKASRLSNSALLTQEEQTELGSLKGNFDWEAIFDTNLNGDFSTFGDLELTPPISPTTRDLDLTVHGHHIDCPQGQEQVLTESNQNNLDFDETFMATSFLQHPWDEETNDYLSNSVNMEQLFELNDASLPADVSDWSSLVSLL; encoded by the exons ATGCAAGAGCTGCCGATGCGCCGAGGCATGGCTGAGGGgtggctgagctgcctgcaggcaggaaaggacagagggcaggagggcagcatGGGGGACTCGGATGACCTGGACGACAGCCTGACGAGCCTCATGTGGCTGCAGGACTTCTCAATCATCAACGCCAGCATGGGCAAGTCCTCCTGCTGCCCTAGTGGCCCGGACCCCCATGACTGTCACAGGATCCCCAGCTTTGCCGCCCCTTGCTCACCCCTGGCCGCTGACCCGGCGTGCATGGGTGTGCCCCACACTCCCTGCAagcccatctcctcctccacctcGAGAACGGCACACCATGCTGTGACCATGCACCCTCAGCTCGCGGAGGACATCGACTACAAGACCAACCCGCAAGTCAAGCCACCCTACTCCTACGCCACCCTCATCTGCATGGCGATGGAAGCCAGCAAGAAGCCCAAAATCACCCTCTCCGCCATCTACAAGTGGATTACCGACAACTTCTGCTACTTCCGACACGCCGATCCCACCTGGCAG AACTCCATCCGGCACAACCTCTCCTTGAACAAGTGCTTCATCAAGGTGCCCCGGGAGAAGGGTGAGCCAGGGAAAGGCGGGTTTTGGAAGCTTGACCCCCAATATGCTGACCGGCTCAAGAACGGTGCCTTCAAAAAGCGGAGGATGCCCCCAGTGCAGATCCACCCGGCCTTCACCAAAAGAGCCCAGCAAGAAGCACAGTGTGCTGCCAGCCCGGCCACTTTGGCTTGCACCTCCAATAACGTCCTCAATGTCAACACGGAgtcacagcagctgctgaaagagTTTGAAGAAGTCACTGGCGACCAGAACTGGAATCCAGTGGATGGCAAAGCAGGGCACAAGCGCAAGCAGCCCTTGCCCAAGCGAACAGCCAAGGCATCTCGACTTTCCAACTCTGCCTTGCTGACCCAGGAAGAGCAGACCGAGCTGGGATCGCTGAAAGGTAACTTTGACTGGGAAGCCATCTTTGACACCAACCTGAACGGAGACTTCTCCACTTTTGGGGATCTGGAGCTCACACCACCAATCAGCCCCACAACACGCGACCTGGACTTGACAGTACATGGGCACCATATCGActgtccccaggggcaggagcaggtcCTCACCGAATCCAACCAGAACAACCTGGACTTTGACGAAACCTTCATGGCCACTTCTTTTCTGCAGCATCCATGGGACGAAGAGACAAATGATTACCTCTCCAACTCTGTCAACATGGAGCAGTTGTTTGAACTCAACGATGCCTCTTTGCCAGCAGATGTGAGCGACTGGAGCAGTCTGGTGTCCCTCTTGTAA